The following proteins are encoded in a genomic region of Montipora foliosa isolate CH-2021 chromosome 8, ASM3666993v2, whole genome shotgun sequence:
- the LOC138013259 gene encoding telomere-associated protein RIF1-like, producing the protein MVTIPECEGLFEPLLGILEDKMAPGDDQVDAYLRLTDRLRQEEDVFVSELLKFLGRLVVLFKRDIQSDKSDLCQASLQALGHCLYQQQIASSISFTDGKDLVEGLLTRIIASEDKGICTRALWCLAKQNLDIVVINNQLESILLSLESVMSKDLQSVTVDHEALSVIERLLQQVSKSDLIKTADSWSKLVFPMLVSSAAKVRERALFVMSTGLEHMISSQEKVVKILLPLLKGCFLKEFSNLCSEKKELFVLKCWCCIVPILGETLHKGGSLINDLLKLVEQGFRDQSIEVQVMSFTAWNILMDNFALSSDVLCSQRRVKLIMTPLKNLAVKERNEAVETARLSTWWHFVCLLGPRVQELFEQVCTPLLQFIFGTAIDQISLLKTKEGFSDLKCPPTPTSSKLMIDMMAETPKSSIRRSLRDVGTPRTPTILNASFAKTVKKKLLIQGCEIVHEFLMFDDEEINGNPVVITSLAERLSAVIFKKPDDFKKHACLIMSAVREGFKALGKDMSEPLGVKIWYLLVTRTSKLLQKGSSSDFSEIFLPLLAVMQDLVDSDVLSPSLTLKMLNDLSGLPAEVLSHNMAALHSKDNPQGSPALLLLQLLFTSPLLENIWDSERLHVTFEHFISSGMTTTSGQLFFLKTVLALLEKASSFFHEKDVIWRLWIFVVDQLIMHIQKTNDVNQGDALEHDFSTLYLALQFPIERLDAGLSQGLGKEASKAVAELYRSFSRAAALVPTAETNVCCEELCGNILVTSADWTSKDIAFVDGLVNLAGVMIECLDFTIPSLFSMATTAAGKSPNASPTKWNRRLHKPMGNFTSLVHLTDKLLLACARSSESKESTQTLGVWTATVTSLIDKLSYFFVHINGAATITAVLKTLAPALKSYLESAHTSVKIGQTTLDKRLFTTRLIQKIEKLWMDLLTCVQSRHGGPYDSELLAVMSPLLEVTLGHPKRNIKNHSVMFWNATFAKTQRLTYPEKLRPVLQIAKDKMSLTLPGWENVQISGKESQIDLESEDLTHQEEIVKPLPYGILTSPKRNKLISIPGGSPQMKGSFLHRAVVAEKAIENSSPKMFGRSPKLGRPRNSPAGTHVRRKLPLSKYDDDEKDYVTIAPSPKKKRLLTEHQKDVMRSRSAVPVLYNELDRSQDCSQFSQFTIASQAQITPDSTPSSTPDEEKDQRIENKSTYEIDTTKMEECEIDSISDDLDANGEETGNQRVDCFGGDKAEEDVKIMETEVEEQSSVLRGRNVSLSSSESSGNSHDRDIEDAINIENEPSTGDEEIEAASPDIIPSSQTSSFESPFQCLRQVSVPLSSILPSSFDSLSKKENDEKRELEKQLQETKVTSKDKVIETFEESSETGVADKCESQVKKEEPAAYLRKTIVSPVAGRTRRKLQRKTELEKTLSQTESEDEPTKQEIIQLVPDSDDDSDDNKLLTQRLQDFHETQPPLQSPEKAAEPKIAGLSRDATSSPVPSVMNKFLRPLSAGGSPCRVTLRGTHSPGVSPTTGILKRWPGNKQSVDSPSPPNKIRRVSFALPVKDNICKDTEKNSSEAGNSTLQVKTSNSSPFTAVKQRRSLPASGDLSSCQPGGCMFPELVSCTVPVEQILPSILTMSWSRGMGHLVRAQNIHTIGNLSALREDQVNNLPIKSPKVLTLKRALRRFHQTQKGKNSKALVKAPVKVSFKEAHEMKEDSIFPEHPQLQNEVVEEEAEREAVRGNIEFPVIGDFVPDQAKSDDQLKSCEPEFKVDSDERMSREPERDADLQNENTATPASFDKGERDSSSEVEATDKGEALTPPLPVNDTDANELIGDGLTPRRDTCSWPTRLFTSGEETTSCIETEEILLPDENKESDEKNLETELCDKETNINGLKGLPAQSIAYESVGPNKVESVTDGDKTEREKFCYCLRSLKEFASPEVLRELSTEEIFEAHQNLTEVMSIVVQALRGHCR; encoded by the exons GTCTTCTTACCAGAATTATAGCATCTGAAGACAAAGGAATTTGCACAAGAGCGTTGTGGTGCCTTGCAAAGCAAAATTTAGACATTGTTGTAATAAATAACCAG CTAGAATCAATCCTATTATCCTTGGAGTCGGTGATGTCCAAGGATCTGCAGTCTGTTACAGTGGACCATGAAGCTTTAAGTGTGATTGAAAG GTTGCTACAGCAAGTGTCTAAATCTGATTTAATCAAGACAGCTGATTCCTGGTCAAAGCTGGTATTTCCTATGCTTGTCAGCTCTGCTGCAAAG GTTCGAGAGAGAGCTTTATTTGTGATGTCTACTGGACTGGAGCACATGATTTCTTCGCAAGAGAAAGTTGTTAAAATACTTCTACCATTGTTGAAAGGG TGTTTCTTGAAAGAGTTTTCTAACCTGTGTTCTGAGAAGAAAGAGTTGTTTGTCCTCAAATGCTGGTGTTGTATTGTGCCAATCTTAGGAGAG ACTCTTCACAAAGGAGGAAGTTTAATAAATGACTTGTTGAAACTTGTTGAGCAG GGATTTAGAGATCAATCCATAGAGGTCCAGGTCATGTCCTTCACTGCATGGAATATCTTGATGGACAACTTTGCACTGTCATCAG ATGTATTGTGCAGCCAAAGGAGGGTGAAACTTATTATGACTCCATTAAAG AACCTGGCtgtaaaggaaagaaatgaaGCTGTTGAAACAGCAAGACTGTCAACTTGGTGGCACTTTGTGTGCTTGTTAGGTCCTCGAGTTCAAGAACTTTTTGAACAG GTTTGCACTCCACTTCTTCAGTTCATATTTGGAACAGCCATTGATCAGATCAGCTTGCTAAAGACCAAAGAAGGCTTCAGTGATCTCAAATGTCCCCCAACTCCAACAAGTAGCAAACTCATGATTGATATGATGGCAGAGACACCCAAATCCAGCATCCGCAGATCTCTTAGAGATGTTGGCACGCCTAGAACACCAACTATTTTAAATGCTAGCTTTGCCAAGACagttaaaaaaaagttgttgatACAAGGCTGTGAAATTGTGCATGAATTCCTGATGTTTGATGATGAGGAAATAAATGGCAATCCTGTTGTAATAACTTCTCTTG CTGAACGACTGAGTGCGGTGATTTTCAAGAAACCAGACGATTTTAAGAAGCATGCTTGTCTGATAATGAGTGCAGTAAGAGAAGGCTTCAAAGCTCTTGGAAAGGATATGTCAG AGCCACTAGGAGTCAAAATATGGTACCTTCTTGTTACAAGAACCAGCAAATTGCTTCAAAAAG GTTCCTCGTCAGACTTCAGTGAGATATTTCTTCCTCTCCTTGCTGTCATGCAGGACTTAGTTGACAGTGATGTGCTTTCTCCATCTTTAACTCTG AAAATGCTAAATGACTTGTCAGGACTCCCAGCTGAAGTATTAAGTCACAACATGGCAGCACTGCATTCTAAAGACAATCCCCAAGGATCACCTGCTCTGCTTCTTCTTCAGTTGCTTTTCACATCACCTTTGCTTGAAAACATCTGGGATAGCGAAAG ACTTCACGTAACATTTGAGCACTTTATTAGTAGCGGCATGACAACAACTTCAGGACAGCTTTTCTTTTTGAAGACAGTTTTAGCTCTTCTAGAAAAGGCATCAAG CTTTTTCCATGAGAAAGATGTTATTTGGAGGCTTTGGATATTTGTTGTTGATCAGCTTATTATGCACATTCAAAAG ACTAATGATGTGAACCAGGGGGATGCTCTAGAACATGACTTTAGCACTCTTTACTTGGCATTACAGTTTCCTATTGAACGTCTTGATGCTGGTTTGTCACAG GGTCTTGGAAAAGAAGCAAGCAAAGCTGTGGCTGAGTTGTATCGGTCATTTTCCCGGGCAGCTGCTCTTGTACCAACAGCAGAAACCAATGTTTGTTGTGAGGAGCTTTGTGGCAATATTCTTGTTACGAGTGCTGATTGGACTTCTAAG GACATTGCATTTGTTGACGGTCTTGTCAACCTGGCAGGAGTAATGATTGAGTGTTTGGACTTCACAATTCCAAGTCTATTTTCCATGGCAACTACAGCAGCGGGAAAATCACCCAATGCTTCTCCAACTAAGTGGAATAGGCGCCTCCATAAACCCATGGGGAATTTTACCAGTTTGGTTCACttgactgataagttattgttGGCCTGTGCAAGATCAAGTGAAAGCAAG GAATCAACACAAACCCTTGGTGTATGGACAGCAACTGTCACCAGCTTGATTGACAAACTGTCATATTTTTTTGTACATATCAATGGTGCTGCGACCATCACTGCAGTCCTTAAGACGCTGGCCCCTGCCCTCAAGAGCTATCTTGAAAGTGCACATACAAG TGTGAAGATTGGTCAAACAACTTTGGATAAGAGGCTGTTTACAACAAGACTCATTCAGAAG ATTGAGAAGCTGTGGATGGACCTTTTGACATGTGTACAAAGTCGTCATGGGGGACCATATGATTCTGAGTTGTTGGCTGTTATGTCTCCACTCCTG GAAGTGACACTTGGCCATCCAAAGCGAAACATCAAGAACCATTCTGTCATGTTTTGGAATGCCACGTTTGCTAAAACACAACGTCTAACCTACCCAGAAAAACTCAG ACCAGTTCTCCAGATTGCAAAAGATAAAATGTCTCTAACTCTGCCAGGATGGGAAAACGTACAG aTTTCTGGCAAGGAATCACAGATTGATCTTGAG TCTGAAGATCTTACACACCAAGAGGAAATTGTGAAACCCTTGCCATATGGTATCTTGACCTCCCCAAAGAGGAACAAGCTCATTAGCATACCAGGGGGGTCCCCTCAGATGAAAGGTAGCTTCTTGCACAGGGCAGTTGTTGCTGAAAAGGCAATTGAGAATTCTTCGCCAAAAATG TTTGGTCGATCACCAAAACTTGGGCGACCCAGGAATTCACCTGCTGGTACACATGTCAGAAGAAAATTGCCATTGTCTAAGTACGATGATGATGAAAAG GATTATGTGACGATAGCACCCTCACCGAAGAAAAAAAGATTGCTTACTGAACACCAGAAGGACGTAATGCGCAGTAGAAG TGCTGTCCCCGTTCTTTACAATGAACTTGACCGATCGCAGGACTGCTCCCAATTTTCTCAATTTACAATAGCATCGCAGGCGCAAATCAC TCCCGACTCAACCCCTAGCAGTACTCCGG ATGAGGAAAAGGATCAACGCATAGAAAACAAATCAACATACGAGATTGACACGACAAAAATGGAAGAGTGCGAGATCGACTCAATTTCTGACGATTTGGACGCTAATGGAGAAGAAACTGGTAATCAACGCGTTGATTGTTTTGGCGGGGATAAAGCTGAAGAAGatgttaaaataatggaaacagaAGTGGAAGAGCAAAGCTCTGTTTTACGCGGAAGAAACGTTAGCTTGTCGAGTAGTGAATCATCTGGAAACTCTCACGATAGAGATATCGAAGATGCAATCAACATCGAGAATGAACCATCAACAGGCGATGAAGAAATCGAAGCTGCGTCACCGGACATCATACCCTCATCACAGACGTCAAGTTTTGAATCTCCGTTTCAGTGCCTTCGACAAGTGTCGGTTCCGCTGTCAAGCATTTTACCCAGTTCTTTTGATTCTCTGTCAAAGAAGGAGAACgatgaaaaaagagaactaGAAAAACAACTGCAGGAGACAAAGGTAACAAGCAAGGACAAGGTAATTGAAACATTTGAAGAAAGTAGCGAAACAGGTGTAGCTGATAAATGTGAATCCCAAGTGAAAAAGGAGGAACCAGCTGCTTATTTAAGGAAAACGATAGTTTCCCCAGTTGCTGGTAGAACTAGAAGGAAACTGCAACGAAAAACTGAATTGGAAAAGACACTTTCTCAGACAGAGTCAGAAGACGAGCCTACAAAGCAAGAGATCATTCAACTAGTGCCAGACAGCGATGATGACAGCGATGATAACAAGCTGCTGACCCAAAGATTGCAGGACTTTCACGAGACGCAACCTCCTCTCCAGTCTCCTGAGAAAGCTGCTGAACCAAAGATTGCAGGGCTTTCACGAGACGCAACCTCCTCTCCAGTCCCAAGCGTGATGAATAAGTTTCTCCGTCCGTTGTCAGCCGGTGGAAGCCCTTGTCGCGTCACTTTGCGCGGGACACATTCACCCGGAGTTTCTCCAACAACTGGAATCCTGAAGAGGTGGCCTGGAAACAAGCAGTCCGTCGACTCTCCATCACCACCCAACAAG ATTAGGCGAGTATCCTTTGCTCTTCCTGTTAAAGATAACATTTGCAAAGATACTGAAAAGAATTCATCAGAAGCAGGCAACTCAACTCTGCAAGTTAAGACGTCAAATTCTTCGCCATTTACAGCAGTGAAACAG CGGCGTTCGTTACCTGCTAGCGGAGACCTATCTTCATGTCAACCAGGAGGCTGCATGTTTCCGGAACTAGTATCTTGTACGGTTCCTGTAGAGCAGATCCTACCCAGCATACTGACGATGTCCTGGTCACGTGGTATGGGTCACTTGGTGCGTGCGCAGAACATCCACACCATTGGGAACTTGTCCGCGCTGAGAGAAGATCAG GTGAATAATTTGCCGATCAAATCACCTAAAGTATTAACTCTGAAGAGAGCCTTAAGAAGGTTTCACCAAACGCAGAAAGGGAAGAATTCAAAAGCGCTGGTGAAAGCCCCTGTAAAGGTCTCTTTTAAAGAAGCTCATGAAATGAAAGAAG ATTCCATCTTCCCTGAGCATCCTCAGCTTCAAAACGAGGTAGTTGAGGAAGAAGCTGAAAGAGAAGCTGTTCGTGGTAATATTGAATTCCCAGTTATCGGAGATTTCGTGCCAGATCAGGCTAAGTCAGATGACCAGTTGAAGTCGTGCGAACCTGAGTTTAAAGTTGATTCTGACGAGAGGATGTCTCGCGAGCCCGAAAGAGATGCAGACTTGCAAAATGAGAACACCGCTACTCCTGCAAGTTTTGACAAAGGTGAAAGAGATTCATCCAGTGAGGTCGAGGCCACGGACAAAGGAGAGGCACTCACCCCACCCCTTCCTGTGAATGACACTGATGCAAATGAGCTAATCGGCGACGGTTTGACTCCACGAAGAGACACTTGTTCTTGGCCAACACGGCTATTTACTAGCGGAGAAGAGACTACTAGTTGCATAGAAACGGAGGAAATACTCTTACCTGATGAGAACAAAGAAAGCGACGAGAAAAATCTGGAAACAGAACTTTGCGACAAGGAAACCAACATAAATGGACTTAAAGGATTACCAGCTCAGTCAATTGCTTATGAAAGTGTAGGCCCCAATAAGGTGGAAAGTGTTACTGATGGTGACAAAACTGAAAGAGAAAAGTTTTGTTACTGTTTGCGTTCCTTGAAAGAGTTTGCATCACCGGAAGTCTTGCGCGAACTGTCGACTGAGGAGATTTTCGAAGCGCATCAGAACTTGACGGAAGTGATGTCAATTGTTGTTCAGGCTCTGAGAGGGCATTGTCGATAA